CTAGACGTTGTCGCATTGGTTGATCAAATGCAGATAACTATGCTGGCAAAAACGGGAATTCGATTTGAGACTTTGAGGTTTCGGCGAAAATTTGCCGTGGATGATCCTGTGGAGGAATCGCGCACCGTTGGGTCACATTCTTGAAACGTCGTCAGGTCAACAAAAAAGATTTCAAAAAAGGCGGAAAAAGGGCGTTGACCTTATATGTGTTCATACGCCAAATTGTATGAGCCGAAGAGATTGCCACAATATCTGGTGTTGAAGCTGGAAGAGGCAGCAGGCGAGGGTCGGAAAGCACATCTAATTTAAGTGCGCCGTTTTTGCGGTTTTTCCGCTGTCTTTGACAGCGAAGGATGCCCTTGTCCGTATAACTCTGGGCGTTGTGGGCGGCACCCTGCAACACAACATTTGGTGCCGGGAACTGAAAATTGGGCGGAATTTAACCAGGGCTGCGGACATGAAGATTGACAGAAAATTCACCAAACCAGATCAGGATGCCTACTCGGACCTTGATTTCGTGTCTGCAACGTCTGAAATCCGTAACCCGGATGGAACGATTGTATTCCGCCTGGATAACATTGAAGTACCCGCAAGCTGGTCGCAGGTGGCAAGCGACGTGATCGCTCAGAAATACTTCCGCAAGGCAGGCGTTCCCAGCAAGCTGAAGAAGGTCAAAGAAAAAGACGTTCCAGAATTCCTGTGGCGTTCGGTCCCTGCCGAAGGCGCTGAATTTGACGGAGAAACCTCGTCCAAGCAGGTGTTCGATCGTCTGGCGGGTGCATGGGCCTATTGGGGCTGGAAGGGCGGATACTTCTCGGATGAAGAAGACGCGCGTGCCTATTTTGACGAGATGCGCTATATGCTGGCGACCCAGCGCGCCGCACCGAACAGTCCTCAGTGGTTCAACACAGGTCTGCACTGGGCCTATGGAATCGACGGACCGGCGCAGGGGCACCACTATGTCGATTACAAAACCGGCAAACTGACCAAATCGAAATCCGCGTACGAGCATCCGCAGCCGCACGCGTGTTTCATCCAGTCCGTTGATGATGATCTGGTGAACGAAGGCGGCATCATGGATCTGTGGGTGCGCGAGGCGCGCCTGTTCAAATACGGCTCGGGTACCGGGACCAACTTCAGCCATCTGCGCGCAGAGGGCGAGGCGTTGTCGGGTGGCGGCAAATCTTCGGGCCTGATGGGCTTTCTCAAAATCGGCGACCGCGCTGCTGGCGCGATCAAATCAGGCGGGACAACCCGTCGAGCAGCAAAGATGGTGATCGTCGATGCGGATCACCCGGACATCGAGCAATTCATCGAATGGAAGGTGATCGAAGAGCAGAAAGTGGCCTCGATCGTTGCCGGATCGAAGATGCACGAAAAGATGCTGAACGGCATTTTCGAGGCCATCCGTTCGTGGGACGGCTCGGCAGATGATGCTTATGATCCAAACGCGAACGACGCGTTGAAAAAGGCAGTGCGCGAAGCGAAAAAAATAGCGATCCCAGAGACTTACATCAAACGCGTTCTGGATTATGCCAAGCAGGGTCACGACAGCATCGAATTCCCGACCTACGATACGGACTGGGATTCGGAAGCCTACAGCTCGGTCTCAGGCCAGAACTCGAACAACTCGATCCGCGTCACCAATGCGTTCCTGACCGCTGTCGAAAAGGACGCCGATTGGGAACTGATCAACCGCACCGACGGCAAGGTCGCCCGAACAGTCAAAGCGCGCGATCTGTGGGAAAAGGTCGGTCACGCCGCATGGGCATGCGCCGATCCGGGCATCCAGTTTCACGACACAGTAAACGAATGGCACACATGCCCCAATGATGGCGAGATTCGCGGCTCGAACCCGTGCTCGGAATATATGTTCCTTGATGACACGGCCTGTAACCTGGCGTCGATGAACTTGCTGACCTTCCTCAGGGATGGTGAGTTCCAGGCGGCGGACTATATGCACGCCTCGCGTCTGTGGACCCTGACACTGGAAATCTCGGTAACAATGGCGCAGTTCCCGTCGAAAGAGATTGCGCAACTGTCCTATGACTTCCGCACCTTGGGTCTGGGCTATGCCAATATCGGCGGTCTGCTGATGAACATGGGCTACAGCTACGACTCGGACGAGGGCCGGGCCATCTGTGGCGCACTGACTGCGATCATGACTGGTGTGGCCTATGCAACGTCGGCTGAGATCGCCGGAGAACTGGGCGCCTTCAAAGGTTACGAGCGCAACGCTGATCACATGCTGCGCGTCATCCGCAACCACCGCCGTGCGTCGCAGGGTGTAACCGAGGGCTATGAGAAACTGGCGGTCAAGCCGGTGCCTCTGGACCACGGCAACTGCCCGGACAAGCGTCTGATCGATCTGGCCATGTCCGCTTGGGACGAGGCGCTGAGCCTGGGTGAGAAAAACGGCTATCGCAACGCGCAGGCCACCGTGATCGCGCCCACCGGCACCATCGGTCTGGTGATGGACTGTGACACCACCGGGATCGAGCCGGACTTTGCTCTGGTCAAATTCAAGAAGCTGGCCGGTGGCGGTTACTTCAAAATCATCAACCGCTCGGTGCCGTCGGCGCTGGAGAAGCTGGGTTATTCCTCATCTCAGATCGAAGAGATCGTGGGCTACGCGGTTGGTCACGGCACCATTGGCAACGCGCCGGGGATCAACCACACCTCGCTGACCGGTCACGGCTTTGGCCCCAATGAACTAGCGAAAGTGGATGCTGCACTGGAAAGCGCCTTTGACATCCGCTTTGTCTTTAACCAATGGACACTGGGCGAGGATTTCTGTACCGGCGTTCTGGGCATCCCGGCGACCAAGCTGAATGACCCGACTTTTGATCTGCTGCGCCATCTGGGCTTTACCCGCGCGGATATCGATGCAGCCAACGACCACGTTTGCGGAACCATGACGCTGGAAGGCGCGCCGCATCTGAAGGAAGAGCACTATTCGATCTTCGACTGCGCCAACCCGTGTGGCAAGAAAGGCAAGCGTTTCCTTGGGGTTGATAGTCACATCACCATGATGGCAGCCGCGCAGAGCTTCATCTCGGGCGCGATCTCGAAGACGATCAATATGCCGAATGATGCAACCATTGAGGATTGCCAGAAGGCATACGAGCTCAGCTGGTCTCTGGGTGTGAAAGCCAACGCACTCTATCGTGATGGCTCGAAACTGTCGCAGCCTCTGGCCGCGGCGCTGGTCGAGGATGACGACGAGGCGGCTGAAGTGCTGGAAAGCGGTTCGACGCAGGAAAAAGCTGTCGTTCTGGCCGAGAAAGTGATCGAGAAGGTCGTGGTCAAGGAAATGATCCGCAGCCACCGCGAGAAACTGCCGCATCGCCGCAAGGGCTATACCCAAAAGGCGATCGTGGGCGGCCATAAGGTTTACTTGCGCACCGGTGAGTTCGAAGACGGCAAGTTGGGTGAGATCTTCATCGACATGCACAAGGAAGGCGCTGGCTTCCGTGCGATGATGAATAACTTCGCCATTGCCGTGTCGGTCGGTCTGCAATACGGCGTGCCGCTGGAAGAGTTTGTCGATGCCTTCACCTTCACCAAGTTCGAACCGGCAGGGATGGTGCAGGGCAACGATTCGATCAAGAACGCAACGTCGATCCTGGATTACATCTTCCGCGAATTGGCCGTGTCCTACCTGGACCGCACCGATCTGGCGCATGTGAAACCCGAAGGCGCGACCTTTGACGATCTGGGTCGAGGCGAAGAAGAAGGTGTTTCCAACATCTCTGAGATCAGTGAAAGTGCTGCGTCCAAGTCATTGGAAGTGCTGAAACAAATCAGCTCGACCGGTTATCTGCGCAAGCGTCTGCCTCAGGATCTGGCAGTGTTCAATGCTGGTCAGGCTGAGCTGAACGGGATGGCTGAAACAGCGGCTGCATTCGAAGCACCTGTGGCTGAAACTGCAGTGGCAACCGGCATGGACGCCCGCACCAAAGCAAAGATGCAAGGCTATGAGGGCGACCCGTGCGGTGAATGCGGAAACTACACGCTGGTGCGCAACGGTACCTGCATGAAATGCAACACCTGCGGCGCGACAAGCGGGTGTAGCTAAGGCTTAACGCCCCGGCACCCCGGGGCGTAGGGGTCGGACGCTGCCCTTGGTTACCGACCCCGACGAATACGGAGAAAGGCACTGAGACTTACCAAGTTTGCCTTTTTCCACTCGGCCGACATGCCCGTGTTGGCCGGGAACAGGGTGGGGCGGAATATTTGCTCCCTCCCACTCTTTCACGGGGCGGGTGCGCTCGCCCCATGCGCAGTCCAGGCCGCAGGCAAAAAAACACCGGGCGGTCAACGACATGAGCCTGGAAGGCGAAACTGACAGGGGGCTTCGGCCCCCTTTCTTTTTGTGCCGGGCTGCTTGCGTAAGCGTGGTTCTGCCGGATTACCTAGGATCCGTCGGGCAAGACCTGCCGAAACGGGTCAGGCGAAATTTTGCCCGGCGGCGCGTTGCGCGCCCGACTCGGCTAAACACGCAAGGATTGGCGCGAATCTCTGGATTTCGCGCAATACGGGTGACGCACTGAGGTGTTGCGGTGTTTCTGGGACCTGTCCGGACGAAAGATAATCAACCTATCAGGAGGCACCAAAATGAAACCGCAGTATTTGATTGGGATTTCCATCGCTGCTTTGACCTTGCCGGGTCTCGTATCGGCGCAATCGACGGCAGATGCCAATGGTGATGGCGTTCTGACGATTGAAGAAGTGCAGGTGGTAGCACCAAGCGTGGATGCCGACACCTTCTCGGCCATGGATGCAAATGGCGACGGCGCGTTGGACGCAGATGAAGTGGCCGTTGCACAGGAAGCCGGTTTGCTTCCGCCAAGTGACGGATAAACGTAAGGGCGGCCCGATCATCATCGGGCCGCCTGTTTCCTGTTATCCGGGCAGGTGAATTTTGAACTTTTCGCGCAATTCCATGTCCAGCATCGGATCGAATCTGGCCTCGGATGGCGCGGATAGAATTTCTTCTTTTCGGGCTATGGCTTTGTCGATCAGATCCGGTTTGCCCAGTTCAACCCATTCTTTTGGCGAAGACCGGTCGCCGAAAACCGGGTAGACATAGTCAGCTTGCATCCGGCTGAGCGTAGCTTCCGTTCCAAGATAGTGACCGGGACCGCCTATGCAGACCTCGGCCATCTGGTCTAGCGCGAGGGTATCATCTGTCACCTCGATCCCGCGTACACAGCGTTGGGCCTGACCGATCAGATCATCACTGAGGATCAGGCTTTCGAAACAGAAACCCAGCAACGAGGCGTGCATGCCCGCCGCTTCGTACACCATGTTCAGACCGGACAGACCCGCCATCACGTTTGAACACATCTGTTCCCAACCGGCCTGCATGTCGGGAAGTTTCGAATCCGATGCCCCTGCGGCCGCACCGCCGGGCAGGTCGTAGAACCGGTGCATCTGTGCGCATCCAGCCGTCAGAAGGGCCTGTTCTCCAGACCCGATGGACATCGCGCCTGTCCGTAGGTCCAGACCAAAGGGCCAAGTGCCAAAAACGGCTGGTGCTCCGGGACTTACGGCGTTTACGTAAACCAAACCAGCAAGGCATTCGGCGGTTGCCTGAGTGATAGCTCCGGCTATTGTCGAGGGCGCGGTGGCACCGGCCATCCCAGCCGAGAGCAGCAGAACAGGCATTCCGGCCTTGATGCATTCCTCCATCACTTCGCAGCTTTCCGTTGCGAATTTCATTGGCGGAACCACAAAGCAGTTCGAATTCGATACAAAAGGCCGCTCGCGGTACTTATCCTCACCACCCGCGATCATATAGATCATCTCCATCGCGGGCGCGACGTGGCTGGGTTCCGTGAACGAGGTTCCGATGTGTTTGAAAGTGCCGGAACAGCTGGCGTAGATCGTGTTCAGGTCCATTTCCAGATTGTCCGCGATGTCGCGGCAGACCATAGGGCGTTGAACAAAGTGAATGTTATCAAGTTGTTGACAGATTCGCGCGGCATCGTGCAGGTCCTGCACAGTTGAATCGCGGTATTCCCGTCCGTGTACGTCGACCATAGACACGGCAGCGCCCGCAGTGCCGTAATGAACCTTGGTTCCCATCAGCTCGAGATCGGTTTTCCCGTCGCGACTGTAGAGTGTGACCGAGCGGTTTGCTTTGGCGATTGTATCTTCGACCAGCGCACGCGGAAACCGGATACGTCCGTCGTCGCCAAGGGTGCAGCCGGCGCCCACAAGGTAGTCGATGCCGCTTTGCGGGGCATCCGCCAGCCCAATGGTTTCAAGCGCGGTCAGGGCGGCCTCATGAATGCGTTCAATCTGTGCCTGCGTCAGAACATTCAGAACGCCGCCTTCCATTCCGGGGCGTATAGGGCGCAAATGGTCAGGCAGGGCTGAGGCTCGGGCGGCGCGGCGGGCAGCGCGGCCACCGCTGCGTGAGGTGTTGCGGGATTGGTCGTTCATTTCAAAATCCGGTCGTTGTGTGATGCGTTGGGGTGAGGGTAATCCCCCTTACGGTCGCCCCCGCGCGGCACGGCCACGATCCGCACCGATGGTGCGGCTAACCAGGCTGATCTTCCAATCGTGATCTGTCATGTGGCCTCTCAACAACTTCTCAATGCTTTCCAAAATGCTGCGACACAATCTGTCCTGTTTACGACCTTTGTTGGAATTTGCTGACGATTGTGCCGGTAATCTGCCGAGTGGAAGAGTGTTGGTTAGATTTTCTCCCGTTTTGGAAGAATTCTGTTATACTGCATTCACTTACTTTTGAGCGTTACGCTCCTGAAATTGAATTCTGAAGGAGTGGATCACAGATTAGAATTCGTTTGCGTCTTTGGATCGAAACAAGAGCGACATAGCTTTGAACCCGTGTGCAAAATCTCTTTCTGTCCTGTTTGCTGCGACCTTCATCGCAAGCGCAAGCCCGGTATTTGCTGAGGACTGGACAGGTGGGTATGTCGGCCTCAGCTTTGGATATGCAGATGCGGACG
The genomic region above belongs to Ruegeria sp. HKCCD4315 and contains:
- a CDS encoding vitamin B12-dependent ribonucleotide reductase — its product is MKIDRKFTKPDQDAYSDLDFVSATSEIRNPDGTIVFRLDNIEVPASWSQVASDVIAQKYFRKAGVPSKLKKVKEKDVPEFLWRSVPAEGAEFDGETSSKQVFDRLAGAWAYWGWKGGYFSDEEDARAYFDEMRYMLATQRAAPNSPQWFNTGLHWAYGIDGPAQGHHYVDYKTGKLTKSKSAYEHPQPHACFIQSVDDDLVNEGGIMDLWVREARLFKYGSGTGTNFSHLRAEGEALSGGGKSSGLMGFLKIGDRAAGAIKSGGTTRRAAKMVIVDADHPDIEQFIEWKVIEEQKVASIVAGSKMHEKMLNGIFEAIRSWDGSADDAYDPNANDALKKAVREAKKIAIPETYIKRVLDYAKQGHDSIEFPTYDTDWDSEAYSSVSGQNSNNSIRVTNAFLTAVEKDADWELINRTDGKVARTVKARDLWEKVGHAAWACADPGIQFHDTVNEWHTCPNDGEIRGSNPCSEYMFLDDTACNLASMNLLTFLRDGEFQAADYMHASRLWTLTLEISVTMAQFPSKEIAQLSYDFRTLGLGYANIGGLLMNMGYSYDSDEGRAICGALTAIMTGVAYATSAEIAGELGAFKGYERNADHMLRVIRNHRRASQGVTEGYEKLAVKPVPLDHGNCPDKRLIDLAMSAWDEALSLGEKNGYRNAQATVIAPTGTIGLVMDCDTTGIEPDFALVKFKKLAGGGYFKIINRSVPSALEKLGYSSSQIEEIVGYAVGHGTIGNAPGINHTSLTGHGFGPNELAKVDAALESAFDIRFVFNQWTLGEDFCTGVLGIPATKLNDPTFDLLRHLGFTRADIDAANDHVCGTMTLEGAPHLKEEHYSIFDCANPCGKKGKRFLGVDSHITMMAAAQSFISGAISKTINMPNDATIEDCQKAYELSWSLGVKANALYRDGSKLSQPLAAALVEDDDEAAEVLESGSTQEKAVVLAEKVIEKVVVKEMIRSHREKLPHRRKGYTQKAIVGGHKVYLRTGEFEDGKLGEIFIDMHKEGAGFRAMMNNFAIAVSVGLQYGVPLEEFVDAFTFTKFEPAGMVQGNDSIKNATSILDYIFRELAVSYLDRTDLAHVKPEGATFDDLGRGEEEGVSNISEISESAASKSLEVLKQISSTGYLRKRLPQDLAVFNAGQAELNGMAETAAAFEAPVAETAVATGMDARTKAKMQGYEGDPCGECGNYTLVRNGTCMKCNTCGATSGCS
- a CDS encoding trimethylamine methyltransferase family protein, with amino-acid sequence MNDQSRNTSRSGGRAARRAARASALPDHLRPIRPGMEGGVLNVLTQAQIERIHEAALTALETIGLADAPQSGIDYLVGAGCTLGDDGRIRFPRALVEDTIAKANRSVTLYSRDGKTDLELMGTKVHYGTAGAAVSMVDVHGREYRDSTVQDLHDAARICQQLDNIHFVQRPMVCRDIADNLEMDLNTIYASCSGTFKHIGTSFTEPSHVAPAMEMIYMIAGGEDKYRERPFVSNSNCFVVPPMKFATESCEVMEECIKAGMPVLLLSAGMAGATAPSTIAGAITQATAECLAGLVYVNAVSPGAPAVFGTWPFGLDLRTGAMSIGSGEQALLTAGCAQMHRFYDLPGGAAAGASDSKLPDMQAGWEQMCSNVMAGLSGLNMVYEAAGMHASLLGFCFESLILSDDLIGQAQRCVRGIEVTDDTLALDQMAEVCIGGPGHYLGTEATLSRMQADYVYPVFGDRSSPKEWVELGKPDLIDKAIARKEEILSAPSEARFDPMLDMELREKFKIHLPG